A window of the Streptomyces griseochromogenes genome harbors these coding sequences:
- a CDS encoding DEAD/DEAH box helicase, translating to MSRSARTNDRFRPRGQGRPGVGPGDTGRRSSAPQGEFALPVTVTPALPAAATFGELDMPVEVLEMLTSRGLNEPFPIQAATLPNSLAGRDVLGRGRTGSGKTLAFGLALLVRTAGQRAESRKPLALILVPTRELAQQVTDALAPYARLLKLRLATVVGGMSIGRQAGALRAGAEVVVATPGRLADLIERKDCRLDRVNITVLDEADQMADMGFMPQVTELLDQVRPDGQRMLFSATLDRNIDLLVRRYLHDPVVHSVDPSADAVTTMEHHVLQVHGADKYATATEIAARDGRVIMFLDTKHAVDQFTKHLLSSGVKAAALHGDKSQPQRTRTLAQFKAGDVTTLVATNVAARGIHVDDLDLVVNVDPPSDHKDYLHRGGRTARAGESGSVVTLVLPGQRRDLVRLMSDAGIRPQITQVRSGEAELSRITGAQAPSGVPVGGSGPVTERPKRGGAPFRGMGTRPGRAGGGGESRRSAEARQIAEARKAARVRRGA from the coding sequence ATGAGCCGTTCAGCCCGCACGAACGACCGTTTCCGTCCACGGGGTCAGGGCCGCCCCGGCGTCGGTCCAGGCGACACCGGCCGCCGTTCCTCCGCACCTCAGGGGGAGTTCGCGCTGCCGGTCACCGTCACCCCGGCCCTCCCCGCCGCCGCGACCTTCGGTGAACTGGACATGCCCGTCGAGGTGCTGGAGATGCTCACCAGTCGCGGCCTGAACGAGCCGTTCCCGATCCAGGCCGCCACGTTGCCGAACTCCCTCGCGGGGCGCGACGTCCTGGGCCGCGGGCGCACCGGATCGGGCAAGACGCTCGCCTTCGGCCTGGCGCTCCTCGTGCGAACAGCCGGGCAGCGTGCCGAGTCGCGAAAGCCGCTGGCCCTCATCCTCGTACCCACGCGAGAGCTGGCCCAGCAGGTCACCGATGCGCTGGCCCCGTACGCCCGGTTGCTGAAGCTGCGGCTGGCCACCGTGGTCGGCGGCATGTCGATCGGCAGGCAGGCCGGCGCACTGCGTGCCGGGGCCGAGGTGGTCGTCGCGACTCCTGGCCGCCTCGCGGATCTCATCGAGCGCAAGGACTGCCGCCTGGACCGAGTGAACATCACCGTCCTGGACGAGGCCGACCAGATGGCGGACATGGGCTTCATGCCGCAGGTCACCGAACTGCTGGACCAGGTACGTCCCGACGGCCAGCGCATGCTGTTCTCGGCCACGCTGGACCGCAACATCGACCTCCTGGTGCGTCGTTACCTCCATGACCCGGTGGTCCATTCGGTCGACCCGTCTGCGGACGCGGTCACCACGATGGAGCATCACGTGCTCCAGGTGCACGGCGCCGACAAGTACGCCACCGCCACCGAAATCGCTGCCCGCGACGGGCGTGTGATCATGTTCCTGGACACCAAGCACGCTGTCGACCAGTTCACCAAGCACCTGCTGAGCAGCGGCGTGAAGGCCGCGGCGCTGCACGGCGACAAGTCACAGCCCCAGCGCACCCGCACCCTGGCACAGTTCAAGGCCGGTGACGTCACGACGCTGGTGGCCACCAACGTCGCGGCCCGGGGCATTCACGTCGACGACCTCGACCTCGTCGTCAACGTCGATCCGCCCAGCGACCACAAGGACTACCTGCACCGCGGTGGCCGTACCGCCCGCGCCGGCGAGTCCGGCAGCGTCGTCACGCTGGTCCTCCCGGGCCAGCGCCGGGACTTGGTCCGTCTCATGTCCGACGCCGGCATCAGGCCGCAGATCACGCAGGTCCGCTCCGGCGAGGCCGAGCTGAGCCGCATCACCGGCGCCCAGGCTCCCTCCGGTGTGCCCGTCGGCGGCAGTGGGCCGGTGACGGAGCGCCCGAAGCGCGGCGGTGCCCCCTTCCGCGGCATGGGCACCCGCCCGGGGCGGGCCGGCGGCGGTGGCGAGTCTCGCCGGTCCGCTGAGGCCCGCCAGATAGCCGAGGCCCGCAAGGCCGCCCGGGTCCGTCGTGGCGCATAG
- a CDS encoding cold-shock protein, which translates to MATGTVKWFNAEKGFGFIEQDGGGPDVFAHYSNIAAQGFRELQEGQRVNFDITQGQKGPQAENITPA; encoded by the coding sequence ATGGCTACTGGCACCGTCAAGTGGTTCAACGCGGAAAAGGGTTTCGGCTTCATCGAGCAGGACGGCGGCGGCCCGGACGTCTTCGCCCACTACTCGAACATCGCCGCCCAGGGCTTCCGTGAACTCCAGGAAGGTCAGAGGGTGAACTTCGACATCACGCAGGGCCAGAAGGGTCCGCAGGCGGAGAACATCACTCCCGCCTGA